A window of the Eretmochelys imbricata isolate rEreImb1 chromosome 7, rEreImb1.hap1, whole genome shotgun sequence genome harbors these coding sequences:
- the DMAC1 gene encoding distal membrane-arm assembly complex protein 1 yields the protein MSKAVEESKAAAPPPKPLFGSCWSCRILSGSALIGAGYWIYLGPRRVISRGIAPSPWNIFQLSFAVSLACWGVVILADPVGKQKK from the exons ATGTCTAAGGCCGTGGAGGAGAGCAAGGCGGCCGCGCCTCCCCCCAAGCCGCTGTTCGGGAGCTGTTGGAGCTGCCGCATCCTGTCCGGCTCGGCGCTGATCGGGGCCGGGTACTGGATCTATCTAGGCCCGCGCAGGGTCATAAGCCGGGGCATCGCCCCCTCCCCGTGGAACATTTTCCAGCTCTCCTTCGCAGTCA GTCTCGCCTGCTGGGGTGTAGTCATCCTAGCTGATCCAGTTGGGAAACAGAAGAAGTAG
- the UBXN1 gene encoding UBX domain-containing protein 1: MECTALESLIEMGFSQNRAEKALALTGNQGIEQAMDWLMEHENDPDVDEPYVPPQGHVLGTEEPPEGSTPEPVEARADRVEEGSAEGDDKHPLTEEEKREQTKRMMELIAQKQREREEREKRETIEREKQRRKQGQELSMIRQKLQEDEMKKMAEERRREKMEEKLAKQRVREKIERDKAERVKKFGGGSSSQAPAEPAQEILVPSSPSQEPPTKREYDQCRIQVRLLDGTSLMQTFKAKEQLAAVRLYIELNRKDGGEPFHLLTSFPRRIFTDEDMEKPLQELGLVPSAVLIVAKKCNS; the protein is encoded by the exons ATGGAGTGCACGGCACTGGAGAGTCTCATCGAGATGGGCTTCTCCCAGAACAGAGC GGAGAAGGCGCTGGCGCTGACAGGGAACCAAGGCATCGAGCAGGCCATGGACTG GCTCATGGAGCATGAGAATGACCCCGACGTGGATGAGCCATACGTGCCTCCCCAGGGCCATGTCTTGGGCACAGAGGAGCCCCCCGAGGGAAGCACCCCCGAGCCTGTGGAAGCAAGAGCAG ATCGTGTGGAGGAGGGCTCGGCGGAGGGAGATGACAAGCACCCCCTgactgaggaggagaagagggaacaGACCAAGCG GATGATGGAGCTGATCGCGCAGAAGCAGCGGGAGAGGGAGGAACGGGAGAAGCGGGAGACTATTGAGCGGGAGAAGCAGCGGCGCAAGCAGGGCCAGGAGCTTTCCATGATCCGCCAGAAGCTGCAGGAGGACGAGATGAAGAAGATGGCAGAGGAGAGGCGCAGGGAGAAGATGGAGGAGAAGCTGGCCAA GCAGCGGGTGCGTGAGAAGATCGAGCGGGACAAAGCAGAGCGAGTCAAGAAG TTCGGAGgtggcagcagctcccaggcccCAGCCGAGCCAGCCCAGGAGATACTGGTGCCCTCGTCCCCCAGCCAGGAACCGCCCACGAAGAGAGAGTATGACCAGTGCCGAATACAG GTGAGACTGCTGGATGGGACGTCGCTCATGCAGACCTTCAAGGCCAAAGAGCAGCTGGCAGCTGTGCGGCTGTATATAGAGCTGAACCGCAAGGATGGTGGGGAGCCCTTCCACCTCCTCACCAGCTTCCCTCGCCGTATCTTCACGGACGAGGACATGGAGAAGCCCTTGCAGGAGCTGG GTTTGGTGCCTTCGGCCGTTCTCATAGTGGCCAAGAAGTGTAACAGCTGA
- the LOC144267937 gene encoding proton-coupled zinc antiporter SLC30A1-like: MGAGTAGVGMGLPMQTEHQGWLAGPGLWGHQGWLTAQLCLAIGLFLAEVVASRVTGSLLALSCSLQTLGMVLALGVALLDGQLTCGAHPDCRNTFGWVRARVAGTLVCGVFLTALCLALLPRALHRAGQPQVTERPLALVGVGAAGLLIHLAGVRLDGQHHPSRVKSHHSSSASTSREGAATGRSAQETQDLLGNRQPWLEDGCLPSEESGARLALCLRLLSASLGPATVLLYSLAFHLLWPACAEQVACLPSSIGTPCRPLGSPAPTLAELGTCWLLYLDPGLCVVMVLALILLAAPSLRGSALVLLQAVPDHLDLWRLELHLRGTEGVAALRELHVWQLDSAYNLVATAHVGCLDTASYGAVARRIQQVFWEHGIHTATVQPEFDALQGPCCMAAGGGDGCLGHGEAPRKRHPSLPSPSPTVILEYETMV; this comes from the exons ATGGGGGCGGGCACTGCTGGGGTAGGGATGGGGCTGCCGATGCAGACGGAGCACCAGGGCTGGCTGGCAGGGCCAGGGCTGtgggggcaccagggctggctAACCGCTCAGCTCTGTCTTGCCATCGGCCTGTTCCTGGCAGAGGTGGTGGCCAGCCGGGTCACAGGCTCGCTGCTGGCTCTCTCCTGCTCACTCCAGACACTGGGGATGGTGCTCGCGCTGGGGGTGGCTCTGCTGGATGGCCAGCTGACCTGCGGAGCACACCCTGATTGCAGGAACACCTTTGGATGGGTGCGGGCCCGAGTGGCAGGGACCCTGGTGTGTGGTGTGTTCCTGACAGCACtctgcctggccctgctgcccagagcactgcaCCGGGCAGGGCAGCCCCAGGTGACAGAGCGGCCCCTGGCACTGGTGGGAGTCGGGGCTGCTGGGCTCCTCATCCATCTGGCTGGGGTGAGGCTGGATGGGCAGCACCATCCCTCTCGGGTGAAGAGCCACCACAGCAGCAGTGCCAGCACCAGCAGAGAGGGTGCAGCTACAGGCAGATCTGCCCAGGAGACACAAG ACCTGCTGGGGAACAGGCAGCCCTGGCTAGAGGACGGGTGCTTGCCTTCAGAGGAGTCTGGTGCCCGGTTGGCTCTCTGCCTTCGCCTCCTGTCTGCCTCCTTGGGCCCTGCCACCGTGCTGCTATATTCACTTGCCTTCCACCTGTTGTGGCCCGCATGCGCGGAGCAAGTGGCCTGCCTGCCCTCCAGCATTGGGACGCCATGCCGGCCCCTAGGCAGCCCTGCACCaaccctggcagagctggggacctgctggctgctgtaCCTGGACCCTGGGCTTTGTGTGGTTATGGTGCTGGCCTTGATCCTTTTGGCTGCCCCATCCCTGCGGGGGtctgccctggtgctgctgcaggctgtgccCGACCATCTGGACCTTTGGCGACTTGAGTTGCATCTGAGGGGCACGGAGGGGGTGGCAGCCCTGCGTGAGCTCCATGTCTGGCAGCTGGACAGTGCCTACAACCTGGTGGCCACAGCCCATGTTGGGTGCCTGGACACTGCCTCCTACGGGGCTGTGGCCAGGAGGATCCAGCAGGTGTTTTGGGAGCATGGGATCCACACAGCCACAGTGCAGCCTGAGTTCGATGCACTTCAGGGACCATGCTGCATGGCAGCAGGTGGGGGTGATGGCTGCTTGGGGCATGGTGAGGCCCCCAGGAAGAGGCACCcgtcactcccctcccccagccccacggtGATCCTGGAGTACGAGACCATGGTGTGA